In the Ruminococcus sp. OA3 genome, one interval contains:
- the xerD gene encoding site-specific tyrosine recombinase XerD has product MVGAIQDFIDYLNNVKKTSRNTQVSYERDLKKMARYLKSLNITEVSQVTATNLNTYMLYLERENFAPSTVSRSVAAMRAFFQYLLKEHIVETDPADGLKPPKVEKKAPEVLTVEEVDLLLKQPSDMTPKGLRDKAMLELLYATGIRVSELVHLKLSDVNIQMGYITCTENDKERIIPFGNVSKKALETYLDEARKALIGVQDCGLLFTNCSGKPMSRQGFWKVLKGYAKSANITTDITPHTLRHSFATHLIQNGADLKSVQEMLGHADISSTQMYLHMNVNKIRDVYTKAHPRK; this is encoded by the coding sequence ATGGTAGGCGCAATTCAAGATTTTATTGATTATCTGAATAATGTAAAAAAAACTTCCAGAAACACACAGGTGTCATATGAACGTGATTTAAAGAAAATGGCACGATATCTGAAGTCTCTCAATATTACGGAGGTATCGCAGGTTACGGCAACGAATTTAAATACTTATATGCTGTATCTGGAACGGGAAAATTTTGCTCCTTCTACCGTATCACGAAGCGTGGCGGCCATGAGGGCTTTTTTTCAGTACCTGTTGAAAGAACATATTGTTGAGACGGATCCGGCAGATGGATTGAAGCCGCCAAAGGTTGAGAAAAAAGCTCCTGAGGTATTGACTGTAGAAGAAGTTGACCTGTTGCTGAAGCAGCCGTCAGACATGACACCGAAGGGACTCCGGGATAAGGCAATGCTGGAGCTCCTCTATGCGACAGGGATACGTGTCAGCGAGCTGGTGCATTTAAAGCTCTCGGATGTCAATATCCAGATGGGATATATCACCTGTACGGAAAATGATAAAGAGCGGATTATTCCGTTTGGCAATGTTTCCAAGAAGGCGCTTGAAACGTATCTTGATGAGGCCAGGAAAGCACTGATCGGAGTACAGGACTGTGGACTGCTGTTTACGAACTGTTCAGGAAAACCGATGAGCAGACAGGGATTCTGGAAAGTGCTCAAGGGATATGCCAAGTCTGCAAATATCACGACGGATATCACGCCGCATACGCTGCGTCATTCCTTTGCGACTCATCTGATACAAAACGGTGCGGACCTGAAAAGTGTGCAGGAAATGCTGGGACATGCCGACATCTCGTCAACGCAGATGTATCTGCATATGAATGTGAATAAGATCAGGGATGTGTACACCAAAGCACATCCCCGAAAATAA
- a CDS encoding RluA family pseudouridine synthase, with the protein MEKKLKGKARGEELLYDFLAENMGLTKRQISRAKFCTDGICVNGRQARVTTMLKAGDSVEIKLEDAVTQSGHLVPYAGKPDILYEDEDLLVVNKPEGLVVHPSHGHYSDSLANMLVQYFLEKSEQVKIRCVGRLDRETSGIVLFAKNRAAAGRLARQREQGQLRKEYLALVHGVPDQSRGSINTGITKVPGSLMKMMASETGKHAVTHYTVQETFGGFSALQITLETGRTHQIRVHMASTGHPLLGDKIYGAECGGMERAALHAYKVKLMQPFSGEKICIKAEIPEDMKRKMNQSVAK; encoded by the coding sequence ATGGAAAAAAAGCTGAAGGGAAAAGCCAGAGGAGAAGAACTGCTGTATGATTTTCTGGCTGAAAATATGGGTCTGACAAAACGTCAGATCAGCCGGGCAAAATTTTGCACGGATGGAATCTGTGTTAACGGCAGACAGGCGAGGGTCACCACAATGCTGAAAGCGGGGGACAGTGTGGAAATTAAGCTGGAAGATGCAGTAACGCAGTCGGGGCATCTGGTTCCATATGCTGGAAAACCAGACATCCTGTATGAGGATGAAGATTTGCTGGTGGTAAATAAACCGGAGGGACTCGTAGTGCATCCTTCGCATGGCCATTATTCAGATTCTCTGGCAAACATGCTGGTGCAATACTTCCTGGAAAAGAGCGAGCAGGTAAAAATACGTTGTGTCGGAAGGCTGGACAGGGAGACTTCGGGAATCGTTCTTTTTGCAAAAAACCGGGCGGCAGCCGGACGTCTGGCACGCCAGAGAGAACAGGGGCAGCTGAGAAAGGAATACCTTGCTCTTGTCCATGGAGTACCTGACCAGTCGAGAGGAAGTATCAATACAGGCATTACAAAGGTTCCTGGATCGCTGATGAAAATGATGGCTTCGGAAACGGGAAAACATGCGGTAACACATTATACAGTTCAGGAAACATTTGGGGGGTTTTCTGCCTTACAGATTACGCTTGAGACGGGGAGGACGCATCAGATCCGCGTCCACATGGCGTCCACAGGTCACCCGCTCCTGGGAGACAAGATTTATGGTGCGGAGTGCGGCGGGATGGAGCGCGCGGCTCTGCACGCGTATAAGGTTAAATTAATGCAGCCGTTTTCAGGAGAGAAAATCTGTATAAAAGCGGAAATACCGGAAGATATGAAGAGAAAAATGAATCAAAGTGTCGCAAAATAA
- a CDS encoding CHAD domain-containing protein, translating into MQKRDRMLLYRRDYLKNRKSDVRFTSIKKVCSLFGGDAAHRESAARLAEELFRQNCPSFDELSKVAKAACMLEDIGTFVFDRKYGILEGDIILTHPVAELTGREQLYLAEALSALRLEQGKYSCRFLKNEKDRAVVMCIVKAVRDAKQQADSHLLNRTAADNVPCRIQKFIRNIMQEIKELTGPKTDYGDPEVIHDIRVAFRKLYSVTDVFAEMIRPEWTQRFDTLLKREITLLGKLRDLDVRQEKLAFLMKNNEKVPAEIPVFWEMLDRARAKALKRVERHCRSEEFQDFLDMLQKSADEPVCVPILVKTGQARLFRMKDVRQRYLCKCREDICAYREWLSGVYVPEPILHRLRLSFKKLRYVQEFFGDVSGREKKKKADECRWFQETLGELHDYAVLRNDIAVRMQEVRKTADKGELRILMQLRYSAGKEMEQLHRIFMKRWNQR; encoded by the coding sequence ATGCAAAAAAGAGATCGCATGCTGCTGTACAGGCGGGATTACCTGAAAAACAGGAAATCTGACGTCCGGTTTACAAGCATCAAAAAGGTGTGCAGCCTGTTCGGTGGCGATGCTGCACACAGGGAAAGTGCTGCCCGTCTGGCAGAGGAATTGTTCAGACAGAATTGTCCGTCTTTTGATGAACTCTCGAAGGTTGCGAAAGCTGCCTGCATGCTGGAAGACATAGGAACCTTTGTATTTGACAGAAAATACGGGATTTTGGAGGGGGATATTATCCTGACGCATCCGGTCGCTGAACTCACCGGCAGGGAACAGCTGTATCTGGCGGAAGCCCTGAGTGCGCTGCGGCTCGAACAGGGAAAATATAGCTGCAGATTCCTGAAAAATGAAAAAGACAGGGCGGTTGTCATGTGTATTGTAAAGGCCGTGCGGGACGCAAAACAACAGGCAGACAGTCATTTATTGAACCGCACGGCCGCTGACAACGTACCATGTCGTATACAGAAATTTATCCGAAATATCATGCAGGAAATAAAAGAGCTGACGGGACCAAAAACAGATTATGGCGATCCGGAAGTGATTCATGATATCAGGGTAGCATTCAGAAAGCTGTATTCGGTCACAGATGTTTTTGCTGAGATGATCCGGCCGGAATGGACGCAGAGATTTGACACTCTGCTGAAGCGTGAGATCACCCTGCTCGGTAAACTTCGCGATTTGGATGTACGGCAGGAAAAACTGGCATTTCTGATGAAAAATAACGAAAAAGTACCGGCAGAAATCCCGGTTTTTTGGGAGATGCTGGATAGAGCCAGGGCGAAAGCGCTCAAACGTGTGGAAAGACATTGCCGTTCAGAGGAGTTTCAGGATTTTCTTGACATGCTGCAGAAATCTGCGGATGAACCTGTGTGTGTTCCGATTCTGGTCAAGACAGGACAGGCACGGCTGTTTCGGATGAAGGATGTCAGACAGAGATATCTTTGCAAGTGCCGTGAGGATATCTGCGCATACAGGGAATGGCTCAGCGGAGTGTATGTTCCGGAACCCATACTGCACAGACTGCGCCTTTCTTTTAAAAAACTGCGGTATGTACAGGAGTTTTTTGGAGATGTATCGGGGAGGGAGAAAAAAAAGAAAGCGGACGAATGCAGATGGTTCCAGGAAACACTCGGAGAACTGCATGATTACGCCGTGCTGAGAAATGATATTGCCGTGAGAATGCAGGAAGTGAGGAAGACAGCGGACAAAGGTGAGCTGAGGATTTTAATGCAGCTCAGATACTCTGCAGGAAAAGAAATGGAACAGCTGCATCGTATATTCATGAAAAGATGGAATCAGCGTTGA
- a CDS encoding M18 family aminopeptidase, with protein MERKIAKELLTFIAQSPSSFHAVQSITDILDKNGFHRLAECEQWDLTPGKYYVTRNRSSVAAFYIPGNKFLNYQIIACHSDSPAFKIKEHGEIVVDRAYTKLNTEVYGGMLFAPWFDRPLSIAGRVLIRENARLVTKLVNVDHDLLVIPNLAIHMNREANSGYTYNAQKDLLPLFGDENAKGRLMDIVAECAGISRTSIAGSDLFLYNRMDGTIWGSDGEFLSSPRLDDLQCAFASLKGFLQADNPDSASLFTVFDNEEVGSSTKQGAASSFLSDVLRRINRTLGGDEESYCTRLANSFMVSADNAHAVHPNHPEKSDPENRVYLNRGIVIKYNANQKYTTDGVSSAIFRTICEQAKIPYQVFTNRSDMAGGSKLGSISNTQAAMNTVDIGLAQLAMHSPYETGGVMDTCFMAVAAEAFYNARISCETDGVYVVH; from the coding sequence ATGGAACGAAAAATAGCGAAAGAACTGTTGACATTTATCGCGCAAAGCCCAAGCAGTTTTCATGCGGTACAGTCAATCACAGATATATTGGATAAGAATGGATTTCACAGGCTTGCTGAATGTGAACAGTGGGATCTGACCCCGGGAAAATATTACGTCACGCGCAACCGCTCTTCAGTCGCCGCATTTTATATCCCGGGAAATAAGTTTTTGAATTATCAGATTATCGCATGTCACAGCGATTCACCGGCTTTCAAGATCAAGGAGCATGGAGAGATCGTCGTTGACCGTGCCTACACGAAATTAAACACAGAAGTCTACGGCGGTATGCTTTTTGCACCGTGGTTTGACCGTCCGCTCTCCATCGCAGGTCGTGTTCTTATCAGGGAAAACGCCAGACTTGTTACAAAACTCGTAAACGTTGACCACGATCTTCTTGTGATTCCCAATCTTGCGATCCATATGAACCGTGAGGCGAATTCCGGCTATACATACAATGCCCAGAAAGATCTGCTTCCATTGTTCGGCGACGAGAATGCCAAAGGCAGGCTGATGGACATCGTCGCTGAATGCGCCGGCATTTCACGCACTTCCATCGCCGGCAGTGACCTGTTTTTGTATAACCGCATGGACGGCACCATCTGGGGTTCTGACGGTGAATTTCTCTCCTCACCGCGTCTGGACGACCTGCAGTGTGCGTTTGCATCACTGAAGGGCTTTCTTCAGGCTGACAATCCGGATTCCGCCAGCCTTTTTACTGTATTTGACAATGAAGAAGTAGGAAGTTCTACAAAGCAGGGCGCCGCCTCTTCTTTTCTGAGCGACGTTCTTCGGCGTATCAACCGGACCCTGGGCGGGGACGAGGAAAGCTATTGCACCAGGCTCGCCAACAGCTTCATGGTGTCCGCCGATAACGCCCATGCCGTGCATCCGAACCATCCAGAAAAATCAGATCCGGAAAACCGCGTCTATCTAAACCGTGGCATCGTCATTAAATACAATGCCAATCAAAAGTATACGACAGACGGTGTTTCATCAGCCATCTTCCGTACCATATGCGAACAGGCAAAAATCCCGTATCAGGTTTTCACAAACCGTTCCGATATGGCGGGAGGTTCCAAACTTGGCAGCATTTCCAACACACAGGCGGCAATGAACACCGTGGACATCGGACTGGCTCAGCTTGCCATGCATTCCCCATACGAAACGGGAGGCGTCATGGATACCTGTTTTATGGCTGTGGCTGCCGAAGCCTTTTATAATGCACGCATCTCCTGTGAAACAGATGGAGTTTATGTGGTTCATTAA
- a CDS encoding stage II sporulation protein M: protein MRRFRLKPDVPVRLFIYLYLGAFLLGILAVNQLWKVDGFRDYVSVYAVLEQYKASYIDMKKYGLFMLREKSLFVGVSILAGIAGAGEILAVLVSLWLGFLAGGLAVLFLLQSGLKGFLFCMAGILSQLIFYIPAVFGFLLLMGKHKRSVQGYPSLSAQESRWPILLCVIFLFCMALGILIETYVNSVLWLKIFT, encoded by the coding sequence ATGAGAAGATTCAGATTAAAGCCGGATGTTCCTGTCCGGCTTTTTATATACCTGTATTTAGGAGCATTTCTACTTGGGATACTGGCAGTGAACCAGCTGTGGAAGGTAGATGGGTTCCGGGATTATGTATCAGTCTATGCTGTACTGGAACAATATAAGGCATCATACATTGATATGAAAAAATACGGGCTTTTTATGCTGAGAGAAAAGAGCCTGTTTGTGGGAGTCAGTATATTGGCAGGTATTGCGGGGGCGGGGGAGATCCTGGCCGTTCTGGTGTCGCTGTGGCTTGGCTTTCTGGCAGGCGGTCTTGCAGTTTTGTTTCTTCTGCAGTCGGGTCTTAAGGGATTTTTATTCTGCATGGCGGGAATTCTCTCACAGTTGATTTTTTACATACCTGCGGTATTTGGTTTTCTGCTTCTGATGGGAAAACACAAACGGTCAGTCCAGGGATATCCATCCTTATCTGCACAGGAGAGCAGATGGCCGATACTTCTGTGTGTGATTTTTCTGTTCTGTATGGCACTGGGAATATTGATTGAAACCTATGTGAACTCTGTTTTATGGCTGAAAATCTTCACATGA
- a CDS encoding site-specific integrase, whose amino-acid sequence MAKRGENIYFRKDGRYEGRYVIGKKSNGRTAFGYVYGRRYTEVKRKLELLKAEASSKHSMETAWIGDGSVEVWLRIWLEEIVKPEIKESSYAVYRGMVENHMIPAVGKATLCKVNTDTIKYLYEIIRSKKICQGTAQNICKRFRAALAAAQEAHFLTDVPKLPFKKVKKTLNSPEFLSISAQEKLEEHLDTRNSIKDFAVFFSLYTGVRIGECCAVKWKNIHFEDSELLITHTLQRIRTYSGSSKTCLQYSEPKSQSAVRRIPLTGTLVELLKEIKQSVRGTAEEFVFHSHSHVIEPRTLQHHIKKLSQACGIANLHFHTLRHSFATRCLENHIDVKTLAELMGHSTAKFTLDWYGHSTSQQKRKYIDRLERLTA is encoded by the coding sequence ATGGCAAAACGCGGGGAAAATATATACTTTAGGAAAGATGGCAGATACGAAGGAAGATATGTAATCGGCAAAAAAAGTAATGGCAGAACTGCATTTGGATACGTATACGGGAGGAGATATACGGAAGTCAAACGGAAGCTGGAACTTTTGAAAGCTGAAGCGTCGTCCAAACATTCAATGGAAACTGCCTGGATCGGAGACGGCAGTGTAGAAGTCTGGCTCAGAATATGGTTGGAGGAGATAGTAAAACCTGAAATAAAGGAATCCAGTTATGCAGTTTACCGCGGTATGGTCGAAAACCATATGATACCGGCTGTGGGAAAAGCGACACTTTGTAAAGTCAATACCGATACCATCAAATACCTGTATGAGATCATCAGAAGTAAAAAAATATGCCAGGGAACAGCCCAGAATATATGTAAACGGTTTCGCGCAGCACTTGCAGCCGCGCAGGAGGCACATTTTCTCACTGATGTTCCTAAGCTTCCATTTAAGAAAGTCAAAAAGACACTGAATTCTCCTGAATTTTTAAGTATTTCTGCGCAGGAAAAGCTGGAAGAACATTTGGATACCAGAAACAGTATAAAAGATTTTGCAGTGTTTTTCAGCCTTTATACAGGAGTTCGGATTGGGGAATGCTGTGCTGTCAAATGGAAAAACATTCATTTCGAGGATTCGGAACTTCTGATCACGCATACACTCCAGCGCATCCGCACATATAGTGGCAGCTCAAAGACATGTCTTCAATATTCTGAACCAAAGTCTCAAAGTGCGGTACGTCGGATACCATTGACGGGAACTCTCGTGGAACTCCTGAAAGAAATAAAACAGTCTGTCCGCGGAACAGCGGAAGAGTTTGTATTTCACAGTCATTCTCATGTAATTGAACCGCGAACACTGCAGCATCATATAAAAAAACTGTCTCAGGCATGCGGAATTGCAAACCTGCATTTTCATACATTGCGACACAGCTTTGCTACCAGGTGCCTGGAAAATCATATTGATGTCAAAACACTGGCTGAGCTGATGGGGCATAGTACTGCCAAATTTACACTCGACTGGTACGGTCATTCGACCAGTCAGCAGAAACGCAAATATATTGATCGCCTTGAACGGCTGACGGCCTGA